Genomic segment of Bacillota bacterium:
CGGACCACGCAGCGCCACCTCCTGGGCCTGCCGCAGTTGCTGCGGCACTACCCTATGAAGAGGCGGCCCGGCGCAGAACCGCAGGGCGAGACGGCCATCCTGCGCGGCCTTTCCGCCGCGGCTCGGGCATTGCCGCAAGCTAGATCAGCACGTCGGCGGCAAAGCTCTGGCCTGCGTCGAAATCCGGGCGGGGGCGCAGGCCCAGCATGTCGGCCACGGTGGCGGCCACGTCGGCGAAGCTCTCCCTGACCCCAAGCTGCACGCCAGCCCGGATCGGGCGGCCGGTGACGAGGAGCGGCACGTACTCCCGGGAGTGGTCCGTGCTGGGCGTGACGGGGTCGTTTCCGTGATCCGCCGTGAGGATGAGGACGTCTCGGGCTGTCAGCTCTTGGAGGATCTCCGGCAGCCTGCGGTCGAACGCCTCGATGCCTCGCGCGTAGGCAACCGGGTCGTTACGGTGGCCCCACAGCGTGTCGAAGTCCACCAGGTTGGTCATGATGAGGCCCCGCCGGTTGGAGGTGCGCCTCAGGAAATCCAGCGTGGCGTCCACGCCCTCCATGTTGTCTTGGGTGTGGACGGCCTCGGTGATGCCCTGCTCCGCGAAGATATCCTCGATCTTCCCTACGGCCCACACCCCCATGCCGGCTTGCGCGACACGGTCGAGAAGAGTCGGCCTGGGGGGCTTCAGGCTGAAGTCCCGCCTGCGGGGCGTCCGGCGGAACGACCCGGGGCTGCCCTCGAAGGGCCGGGCGATGACGCGCCCGACGGCGTGCGGGCCCCGCAGGATGCCGCGAGCGACCTCACACATGCGGTAAAGCTCCTCGACCGGTATCACGTCCTCATGGGCCGCGATCTGGAAGACGCTGTCGGCCGAGGTGTAGACGATCGGGCAACCCGTGCGCAGGTGCTCGGCGCCGAGCTCTTGGATGATCGCGGTGCCGGAAGCGGGGCGGTTACCCAACACCTTGCGTCCGATGGCATGCTCGAACGCCTCGATGATCTCGGCAGGAAAGCCGTTGGGGTAAACCGGGAAAGGCCTCTTTGTCACAATGCCCGCCAGTTCCCAGTGGCCCGTGGTGGTGTCCTTCCCGGCCGACCGTTCCGCCATCTTGCCGTAGGCTGCCTGCGGGTGCGGCGGGCACGAGAGTCCGGGAATGGCGTCAATACAGCCCAGCCCGAGCCGCTCCAATCCTGGGGCCGAGAGCCCTCCAACCGATTCGGCCGCGTGGCGCAGCGTGTGGCTGCCCTGGTCGCCGTAGTTCGCGGCGTCCGGGAGCTCGCCGATGCCGACGCTGTCCAGGACGATGATTACGACGCGGTCAACGGGCGCCCTCGCTGCCATGTTCATTTCCGCTCCTCTTTGAAGTGGCCGTCGCGTGCAACTCCCCGGCGGATTATACCTCCCATCCCAAGAACCCCAGCAACAGCCGCGCCGCCGACACACCCAGGACCTCCACCGCAGCAGCCGCTGCCGTTGCGCCGAGGAAACGCAGGCCCGCGCGGCAGTACGCGCCGAACGCCGCCGGAAGCCAGACGGACGAAGCGCCCAGCATGGATCGCCCGCACGCGGCAGCGAACGCCAGCGCCTCCCCCGCCGCGCCCAGGGTGGCATACAGCCCGAGGAGATGCGCCGGCAGCGCGCTCAGCGCCAGGAGCGGCACACCCCTCGGCCCCCAACCGACCAGCGCCGATCCGAGCACGATGCCGGCGGTGTAGCTACGCAGCACGGCGGCGCCCACAGCCAGCGGGCTGGCCACGACGCTCAGGCCGAAAAGCCAGACGGCCGCGGCCCCCCAGGCAAGCTGCCGCCCCAGGGCAGCTGCCAGCGGCCCCCAGGGCCCGTCTCCCTCCGGCCAGACCCACGCGGCGTAAAGGGCGGGCGTAGGGGCCTGTTCGGGGGCGGCAAGCGCGTGGTGAACCCCAACCCCGAAGGCGGCTGCGGCCAGGGCCGTCATCACGAGACGCACGGCGCCCGGCGCACTCGCCGCGGTTGCGCCCGGAGCAGGGGTGCCCCATGCCAGAAGGCCGCTCCCCCTCACGAAGAGCCCCCCGCTCCGGCCGCCGGGCTCGCCGCTTCCCACAGCATGGCAAGCACCCGGCCGGCCGAAAGGCATGCATCAAAGAAGGGCGGGTCGTCTTGCGGCGTGCGTCCCATGCTTTCAGGGGCGACGGGCAACCGAAAGAGTGCCGGGCGAACGGGGGCGGGGTCCACCTCCACGACCCGGTGCCGGGCGAGGAGGCCGCTTCTGCTCAACTGCCGGATCACCGCGCTGCGAAAACGTCCGGGAAGCGACCCGGGGAGGACCAAAAGGGCCGGCCTCGCCGTGATCCGCCCGAACGCCAGCCGGTCGTGGTGGCTCAAGCCCCGGTGCCGGGCCCTCGCGTCCCGCAGGGACAGCCGTGGCACCAGCACGGGTGCTGCGCCGAGAGCCCCCGCCAGGTCGCACAGGGACGCAGCCTCCAGGCACGTATGGCCCAGCGCGGTGGCCGTGCCCACCACCCCCGGGCCCGGGCCCAGAATCACCACGTCGGCCCCCGCCCTCTGCGCGACGGCCAGGGCTGAGGCGGGATGCACCGCCTCCATGTCTCCCCCGAAGGCCTGGCCTGAGGTGATGACGAGTCCGATGATGCGGGCCCGCCGCAGCAGGTGAAGGTAACGGCTCACGTGGGCCGGAAGCGCGGCCGAATCCGTCATCACGTACGCTACCTTCAGGTCTGGCGAACACCCGGCGGCCCACCGGCACGCGGCGGCAACCACCCCTACCATGCTGTGGAGCGACACGACCGCAACGGGCAGCCCCCGCAGGTCCGGAGCGTCCCGTACGGCACGGTGGTAGGGGCCGGCCGGCTCCTCGGCCGCCATGACGGCAAGCTGCACCGGCGTGTAGCGGAGCTTCATGATATGCCCGTGCCGCCGGCTGGCGGGCGGCGTGGCCCAGCCCCCCGCCAGCGGTGGAGGGTCGAGCGGCGCCACCACGACGTGCTGCCCGCCGGTTCCCAGACCCAGGCTGACCGCCGTGGTGTTGAGCAACACGCGCTGCCCGGGAAACCAGGCCTCGTAGCTCAGGTCACAAAAAGCCCATGCCCGCCCGCTCGAGGGGTCACCCGGGCCTGGGTCAATGTCAACCAAAAGATCGATCCTGCGGCCTTGCCGCCCCACCACCTGCCGCACGACGCCCGCACGAAGCTCCATCATGCCCCTGTTTGCCGCGAGCGGGCCCGCAGGTGGCGGGCGCGACCTTACCGCATTTAGGCTCTAGTGCCCGCCCCGCCGGCCGCCGAAACCGCCGCCCGGCCGCCGGGCGTCCCATCGACCTTCCCGGCGCCGGCGGTCCTCGCCGCTCGGGCGAACGGCCTGGCCATCGGCCTGCCGCTGCGCCGCGGGAAGGGCTTCCTTGCGGGACAGGTTGATCCGCCCCAGGCGGTCGATCTCGGTGACTTTCACCAGAACCTCGTCACCTACGTTGACGACATCCTCGACTCGGCCCACCCGTTCGGGAGCCAGTTCGGAGATGTGGACCAGCCCTTCCTTGCCCGGCAGGATCTCCACGAACGCCCCGAAGCTGGTGGTGCGCTTCACCTTGCCCAGGTAGACCGCGCCGACCTCGACGTCGCGGACCAGGTTCTGGATGATCTCGGCGGCCTTCTTGCCGCTGCCCTCATCGGCCGAGGCGATGAAGACCCGCCCGTCGTCCTCCAC
This window contains:
- a CDS encoding phosphopentomutase, with amino-acid sequence MNMAARAPVDRVVIIVLDSVGIGELPDAANYGDQGSHTLRHAAESVGGLSAPGLERLGLGCIDAIPGLSCPPHPQAAYGKMAERSAGKDTTTGHWELAGIVTKRPFPVYPNGFPAEIIEAFEHAIGRKVLGNRPASGTAIIQELGAEHLRTGCPIVYTSADSVFQIAAHEDVIPVEELYRMCEVARGILRGPHAVGRVIARPFEGSPGSFRRTPRRRDFSLKPPRPTLLDRVAQAGMGVWAVGKIEDIFAEQGITEAVHTQDNMEGVDATLDFLRRTSNRRGLIMTNLVDFDTLWGHRNDPVAYARGIEAFDRRLPEILQELTARDVLILTADHGNDPVTPSTDHSREYVPLLVTGRPIRAGVQLGVRESFADVAATVADMLGLRPRPDFDAGQSFAADVLI
- a CDS encoding DUF3866 family protein, which encodes MMELRAGVVRQVVGRQGRRIDLLVDIDPGPGDPSSGRAWAFCDLSYEAWFPGQRVLLNTTAVSLGLGTGGQHVVVAPLDPPPLAGGWATPPASRRHGHIMKLRYTPVQLAVMAAEEPAGPYHRAVRDAPDLRGLPVAVVSLHSMVGVVAAACRWAAGCSPDLKVAYVMTDSAALPAHVSRYLHLLRRARIIGLVITSGQAFGGDMEAVHPASALAVAQRAGADVVILGPGPGVVGTATALGHTCLEAASLCDLAGALGAAPVLVPRLSLRDARARHRGLSHHDRLAFGRITARPALLVLPGSLPGRFRSAVIRQLSRSGLLARHRVVEVDPAPVRPALFRLPVAPESMGRTPQDDPPFFDACLSAGRVLAMLWEAASPAAGAGGSS